One window from the genome of Streptomyces cadmiisoli encodes:
- a CDS encoding copper chaperone PCu(A)C: MTETSWRPSGKRLTESLRAALAPVAACGIALGALAAWTLVGNAGEGASIEVSQGRVFLPSSESGDTAAFFRIDNTGGMDDRLTRVTSTGSLGEPTLSTHRMTDGSAAYPETVDSVTVPAGGSLPMSPFGLDITVRAKAGWRTGDLVRFTLYFENSGPIRTQAVVVLPGDGPQ; this comes from the coding sequence ATGACCGAGACATCCTGGCGGCCCAGCGGAAAGCGCCTCACCGAGAGCCTGCGGGCCGCCCTCGCGCCGGTCGCCGCCTGCGGGATCGCACTGGGCGCGCTGGCCGCCTGGACCCTGGTCGGCAACGCCGGCGAGGGAGCGAGCATCGAGGTCAGCCAGGGACGGGTGTTCCTGCCGTCCAGCGAGAGCGGCGACACCGCGGCCTTCTTCCGGATAGACAACACCGGCGGCATGGACGACCGGCTGACCCGGGTGACGTCCACCGGCTCCCTGGGCGAGCCCACGCTCAGCACGCACCGGATGACCGACGGCTCGGCGGCGTACCCCGAGACCGTGGACTCTGTGACCGTCCCGGCCGGAGGCAGCCTGCCCATGTCCCCGTTCGGCCTCGACATCACCGTGCGCGCGAAGGCCGGCTGGCGCACCGGCGACCTGGTGCGGTTCACCCTCTACTTCGAGAACAGCGGACCGATCAGGACGCAGGCGGTGGTGGTCCTGCCCGGCGACGGTCCGCAGTGA
- a CDS encoding ABC transporter substrate-binding protein, producing the protein MRSRAWWGTTAVVLGGLLATGCGGGDGDSAGGAPAGDSVAGGYPVTVTDCSGAETSFSEAPGKIVTSNASSLELLLRLGAGDKVIGTGFPPGKGTLPAELDAQAQRVEVMSRYVIPKEKLLGSGADVFLDTFGAMDMGGTADVPTDEEFKAAGIKRVYLKSTACAAGDDSPVTDLTAVQEDITSLGAVTGTSGRAKELVDGMKRKVAAVQRAVGSTPEGERPTYFFFDYDAGTKQPVVVCNRQIANAVITLAGARNAFADCDADFQQVGWEDVIAENPDWIQLGVRNRGSDAANDKAFDEARKWLESNPATKGLRAVEDGNFLRIGSERTTIAGVTNADTVQEIARKLYPGKVD; encoded by the coding sequence ATGCGTTCTCGCGCGTGGTGGGGTACGACGGCCGTGGTGCTCGGCGGACTGCTGGCGACGGGCTGCGGCGGCGGGGACGGTGACTCGGCCGGCGGCGCACCCGCCGGGGACTCGGTGGCCGGCGGCTACCCGGTGACCGTCACCGACTGCTCGGGCGCCGAGACCAGCTTCTCCGAGGCGCCCGGGAAGATCGTCACCAGCAATGCCTCCAGCCTGGAACTGCTGCTCCGGCTGGGCGCCGGCGACAAGGTGATCGGCACGGGCTTCCCGCCGGGCAAGGGGACCCTCCCCGCGGAGCTGGACGCCCAGGCCCAGCGGGTCGAGGTGATGAGCCGGTACGTGATCCCGAAGGAGAAACTCCTCGGCTCCGGCGCCGACGTCTTCCTCGACACCTTCGGGGCGATGGACATGGGCGGGACGGCGGACGTGCCCACCGACGAGGAGTTCAAGGCGGCCGGCATCAAGCGGGTCTACCTGAAGTCCACCGCCTGCGCCGCCGGCGACGACAGCCCGGTGACCGACCTGACCGCCGTCCAGGAGGACATCACCTCCCTCGGCGCGGTCACCGGCACCTCCGGCAGGGCGAAGGAACTCGTCGACGGCATGAAGCGGAAGGTGGCCGCCGTCCAGCGGGCGGTCGGCTCCACCCCCGAGGGCGAGCGGCCCACGTACTTCTTCTTCGACTACGACGCCGGCACCAAGCAGCCCGTCGTCGTCTGCAACCGCCAGATCGCCAACGCGGTCATCACCCTGGCCGGGGCCCGCAACGCCTTCGCGGACTGCGACGCCGACTTCCAGCAGGTCGGCTGGGAGGACGTGATCGCCGAGAACCCCGACTGGATCCAGCTCGGCGTACGCAACCGGGGCAGCGACGCCGCCAACGACAAGGCCTTCGACGAGGCCCGGAAGTGGCTGGAGAGCAACCCCGCCACCAAGGGCCTGCGAGCCGTCGAGGACGGCAACTTCCTGCGTATCGGCTCCGAGCGGACCACCATCGCCGGTGTCACCAACGCGGACACCGTCCAGGAGATCGCCCGCAAGCTCTACCCGGGCAAGGTCGACTGA
- a CDS encoding MFS transporter, with the protein MTDQRAGHLSRGEDRWSLVAVAGVLSFVAMLDMNIVNVALADIADGLDVSAATAQWAVLGYQLPVVALLLPVGRWLDGVGTRSALLTAAAGFALFSAAASVAPWASWLIGARVAQGAFAAVLFVLMPVLAMRSVRPELRGRAMSVPATLGPLGAVTGPAVGGLLLDQLGWRWVFLVKIPFCLLALFVVRRVMSRDGGLHAPDRRSLADSSLVAAGVTVLLLSLTLASGGPLWLTLAVAALPPLWWWLRGPGGRPVTAAVRATGLLPAHGAVLSLAAGFAAMHYVVALHLQRDDGVSATTTGLTVLAFPLGMGLAGPLGGRLADHYGARRVAVTGAGLTAVGLLLLVPLGDGWSPPDVAWRLALAGVGMGLNGGPTQALVMGAAPPDRAATVGSALQLARSLGFTLGPALATAVWGIAGSEAGARAGLALAAAAACLAVPLLALPARGSAVRLPDKTVDVPLTQE; encoded by the coding sequence GTGACGGACCAACGGGCCGGTCACTTGTCCCGCGGCGAGGACCGCTGGTCCCTGGTGGCCGTGGCGGGCGTGCTGTCGTTCGTCGCGATGCTGGACATGAACATCGTCAATGTGGCACTCGCGGACATCGCCGACGGTCTGGACGTGTCGGCCGCGACCGCGCAGTGGGCGGTCCTCGGCTACCAACTGCCCGTCGTCGCCCTGCTCCTGCCCGTCGGCCGGTGGCTGGACGGGGTGGGCACACGATCCGCCCTGCTGACCGCCGCCGCCGGGTTCGCCCTGTTCAGCGCCGCCGCCTCGGTCGCGCCGTGGGCCTCCTGGCTGATCGGGGCCCGGGTCGCCCAGGGCGCGTTCGCCGCCGTCCTGTTCGTGCTGATGCCGGTGCTGGCGATGCGGTCGGTGCGGCCGGAGCTGCGCGGCCGGGCGATGAGCGTGCCCGCCACCCTCGGCCCGCTGGGCGCGGTCACCGGACCGGCGGTGGGCGGACTGCTGCTGGACCAGCTCGGCTGGCGCTGGGTGTTCCTCGTCAAGATCCCGTTCTGTCTGCTGGCGTTGTTCGTCGTCCGGCGCGTCATGTCCCGCGACGGCGGGCTGCACGCCCCCGACCGCCGTTCGCTGGCCGACTCCTCGCTCGTCGCCGCCGGTGTGACGGTGCTGCTCCTGTCCCTCACCCTCGCCTCCGGCGGCCCCCTCTGGCTGACCCTCGCGGTCGCCGCCCTGCCCCCGCTGTGGTGGTGGCTGCGCGGGCCCGGTGGGCGGCCGGTGACCGCCGCGGTGCGCGCCACGGGGCTGCTGCCGGCCCACGGGGCGGTGCTGTCGCTGGCCGCCGGCTTCGCCGCCATGCACTACGTCGTCGCCCTGCACCTCCAGCGGGACGACGGGGTCAGCGCGACCACGACCGGGCTGACCGTGCTCGCCTTCCCCCTCGGCATGGGACTGGCCGGACCGCTCGGCGGACGGCTCGCCGACCACTACGGAGCCCGGCGGGTCGCCGTGACCGGCGCCGGTCTCACCGCCGTCGGCCTGCTCCTGCTCGTCCCCCTCGGGGACGGCTGGTCACCGCCCGACGTGGCCTGGCGGCTCGCCCTCGCGGGCGTCGGCATGGGGCTGAACGGCGGCCCGACCCAGGCCCTCGTGATGGGCGCCGCGCCGCCCGACCGGGCCGCCACCGTCGGCTCCGCCCTCCAGCTCGCCCGCAGTCTCGGCTTCACCCTCGGCCCGGCGCTGGCGACCGCCGTCTGGGGCATCGCCGGATCGGAGGCCGGCGCCCGCGCCGGTCTCGCGCTCGCCGCTGCCGCCGCCTGTCTCGCCGTACCCCTCCTCGCCCTGCCCGCCCGCGGCTCCGCCGTCCGGCTGCCCGACAAGACCGTCGACGTACCCCTCACCCAGGAGTAG
- a CDS encoding FecCD family ABC transporter permease, translating to MSVTLPARKSPRTDSRPRVVPAAPLAAVLAAALLLALTAAVAWGSTSIPPGEVWGVVWRRLSGEPPRPGTDDLIVWQLRVPRAVLAALVGAGLGLVGTAVQALVRNPLADPYLLGISNGASLGAVGAIVLGLGAGGALGLGLSGAAFVGALATFALVWTVARRGGGFAPLRLVLAGVAIGQFLSGFTSYLVLQAGDEQQTHSVLFWLMGSLGGANWPLLAVPAVAVPAAALLLQARARGLNALLMGDETAAGLGVDVVRLRRELFTVTSLLTGVLVAVSGAIAFVALMVPHVCRLVVGGDHRRLLPISALFGALLMVVVDIVCRTAMDTQELPVGVVTSLIGAPALLYLLDRRLGSAS from the coding sequence GTGAGCGTCACCCTGCCGGCCCGCAAGAGCCCGCGGACGGACAGCCGGCCGCGCGTCGTGCCCGCCGCGCCGCTGGCGGCGGTCCTCGCCGCGGCACTGCTGCTCGCGCTCACCGCCGCGGTGGCCTGGGGATCGACCTCCATCCCGCCCGGCGAGGTGTGGGGCGTGGTGTGGCGGCGGCTCTCCGGCGAACCGCCCCGGCCCGGCACCGACGACCTGATCGTCTGGCAACTGCGCGTCCCGCGCGCCGTGCTGGCGGCCCTCGTCGGCGCGGGCCTCGGCCTCGTCGGTACGGCGGTGCAGGCCCTGGTGCGCAACCCGCTCGCCGACCCCTACCTGCTCGGCATCTCCAACGGCGCCTCGCTCGGCGCGGTCGGGGCGATCGTCCTCGGGCTCGGGGCGGGCGGCGCGCTCGGCCTCGGCCTGTCCGGCGCGGCCTTCGTGGGCGCGCTGGCCACCTTCGCCCTGGTGTGGACGGTGGCCCGGCGCGGCGGCGGCTTCGCCCCGCTGCGGCTGGTCCTGGCCGGGGTGGCGATCGGCCAGTTCCTGTCCGGATTCACCAGCTACCTCGTCCTCCAGGCCGGTGACGAGCAGCAGACGCACAGCGTCCTGTTCTGGCTCATGGGCAGCCTCGGCGGCGCCAACTGGCCGCTGCTCGCCGTACCCGCCGTTGCCGTGCCGGCGGCCGCACTGCTGCTCCAGGCCCGCGCCCGCGGCCTCAACGCCCTGCTGATGGGCGACGAGACGGCCGCCGGCCTCGGCGTCGACGTCGTCCGGCTGCGCCGCGAACTGTTCACCGTGACCAGCCTGCTGACCGGTGTCCTCGTGGCGGTGTCCGGGGCCATCGCCTTCGTCGCCCTGATGGTCCCGCACGTGTGCCGGCTGGTCGTCGGCGGCGACCACCGCCGGCTGCTGCCGATCTCCGCGCTGTTCGGGGCGCTGCTGATGGTCGTCGTCGACATCGTGTGCCGTACCGCCATGGACACCCAGGAACTGCCGGTCGGTGTCGTCACCTCGCTGATCGGGGCCCCGGCCCTGCTGTATCTGCTCGACCGGCGGCTGGGGAGCGCAAGTTGA
- the asnB gene encoding asparagine synthase (glutamine-hydrolyzing): protein MCGITGWASFHRDARTRPRVIEAMTATLTPRGPDAGGVWLGEHAAIGHRRLAVIDLAGGAQPMPDRPDAPTAVLSYSGEVYNHHELRAELRGRGHEFRTRSDTEVVLRAYAEWGEDLAEHLDGMFAFAVWDERAGKLVLVRDRLGVKPLFWAAVDGGLAFASEPKALFAHPEIRPRVDADGLREAYSLLFNTGPTVWSGVREVEPGGVLVLDRDGIRERRYWQLDLAAHTDDKDTAVDRVARLVGGAARGQLEADVPLCSLLSGGLDSTVVTALLADELRLREGPDARIRSYAVDYSDQAEQFTGDVLRTGHDTPYATEAGAFIGTDHSTVVLDPRDLLDPEHRRAVVVARDSPIGVGDMDTSLYLLFGEIRRHSTVALSGEAADEVFGGYPWFHNPEALAADTFPWLLVTGDEAAMPLNPELDLRIGEFSADTYRGALAAVPHLDDETPAEHRQREMQHLSLTRWLRQLLHRKDRLSMAQGLEVRVPYCDHRLVEYAFAAPWSLKSFDGREKSLLRAVGAGLAPDSVLYRPKNHYPATHHPDYNRGLQDMARDALADDRVRSIADETRIKPCLDTPADQLEWGHRLRLERVVDLALWLDHHQPELVL, encoded by the coding sequence ATGTGTGGAATCACCGGCTGGGCGTCCTTCCACCGCGACGCCCGCACCCGGCCCCGGGTCATCGAGGCCATGACCGCCACGCTCACCCCGCGCGGTCCCGACGCGGGCGGCGTCTGGCTCGGCGAGCACGCCGCGATCGGGCACCGCCGGCTGGCCGTCATCGACCTGGCGGGCGGCGCCCAGCCGATGCCCGACCGGCCCGACGCGCCGACGGCCGTGCTCAGCTACAGCGGCGAGGTGTACAACCACCACGAATTACGCGCCGAACTGCGCGGCCGGGGCCATGAGTTCCGCACCCGCAGCGACACCGAGGTGGTGCTGCGCGCGTACGCCGAATGGGGCGAGGACCTGGCCGAGCACCTGGACGGCATGTTCGCCTTCGCCGTCTGGGACGAGCGTGCGGGCAAGCTGGTGCTGGTGCGCGACCGGCTCGGGGTCAAACCGCTGTTCTGGGCCGCCGTCGACGGCGGTCTCGCCTTCGCCTCCGAGCCCAAGGCCCTGTTCGCCCACCCGGAGATCCGGCCCCGGGTGGACGCCGACGGGCTGCGGGAGGCGTACAGCCTGCTGTTCAACACCGGCCCGACGGTCTGGTCGGGGGTGCGCGAGGTCGAACCCGGCGGTGTGCTGGTGCTGGACCGCGACGGCATCCGCGAGCGCCGTTACTGGCAACTGGACCTCGCCGCCCACACGGACGACAAGGACACCGCCGTCGACCGGGTCGCCCGGCTCGTCGGCGGCGCCGCCCGCGGGCAGCTGGAGGCCGACGTCCCGCTGTGCAGCCTGCTGTCCGGCGGCCTCGACTCCACCGTCGTGACCGCGCTCCTCGCCGACGAACTGCGCCTGCGCGAGGGCCCGGACGCCCGTATCCGCTCGTACGCCGTCGACTACAGCGACCAGGCCGAGCAGTTCACCGGCGACGTGCTGCGCACCGGCCACGACACCCCGTACGCCACGGAGGCGGGCGCCTTCATCGGCACGGACCACTCCACCGTCGTCCTCGACCCGCGGGACCTGCTCGACCCGGAGCACCGGCGCGCGGTGGTCGTCGCCCGGGACTCGCCGATCGGCGTCGGTGACATGGACACCTCGCTGTACCTGCTGTTCGGTGAGATCCGGCGGCATTCCACCGTCGCGCTGTCCGGTGAGGCCGCCGACGAGGTGTTCGGCGGCTACCCCTGGTTCCACAACCCCGAGGCGCTGGCCGCCGACACCTTCCCCTGGCTGCTGGTCACCGGGGACGAGGCCGCCATGCCGCTCAACCCCGAACTGGACCTGCGCATCGGTGAATTCAGCGCCGACACCTACCGCGGCGCGCTGGCCGCCGTGCCGCACCTGGACGACGAGACCCCGGCCGAGCACCGGCAGCGCGAGATGCAGCACCTGTCCCTGACCCGCTGGCTGCGCCAGCTCCTGCACCGCAAGGACCGGCTGAGCATGGCGCAGGGACTGGAGGTGCGCGTCCCCTACTGCGACCACCGGCTCGTCGAGTACGCCTTCGCCGCGCCCTGGTCCCTCAAGAGCTTCGACGGGCGGGAGAAGAGCCTGCTGCGCGCGGTGGGCGCGGGCCTGGCTCCCGATTCCGTGCTGTACCGGCCGAAGAACCACTACCCGGCCACCCATCACCCCGACTACAACCGCGGACTTCAGGACATGGCCCGCGACGCCCTCGCCGACGACCGGGTGCGCTCCATCGCCGACGAGACCCGTATCAAGCCCTGTCTGGACACCCCGGCCGACCAGCTGGAGTGGGGCCACCGGCTGCGGCTGGAGCGCGTGGTCGACCTGGCGCTCTGGCTGGACCACCACCAGCCCGAACTGGTGCTGTGA
- a CDS encoding ABC transporter ATP-binding protein, with protein MRIDVEDLHVAYAGRTVVAGAHLIADEGEITGLVGPNGSGKSTLLRTVYRHLKPAAGRVLLAGTDLRELSPVQSARRIAALPQERGGDFELTVREVVAMGRTPYKRAFAGEDAADRDIVAGALADVGMADHAGRRFTELSGGERQRVLLARAFAQQTDVLVLDEPTNHLDIRHQVELLALLRAQRRTTLVSLHDLNAAASVCDRLHVLHDGGVVASGPPREVLRPELLAKVFGVRATVVEHPLTGDPLIAFDHRSPADTAVDEYATTGEDAAVPGTVASPVVPNSR; from the coding sequence TTGAGGATCGACGTCGAGGACCTGCACGTCGCGTACGCGGGCCGTACGGTCGTCGCCGGGGCCCATCTGATCGCGGACGAGGGCGAGATCACCGGACTCGTCGGCCCGAACGGCAGCGGCAAGTCCACGCTCCTGCGCACGGTGTACCGGCACCTGAAACCGGCCGCCGGCCGGGTGCTGCTGGCCGGCACCGACCTGCGCGAGCTGAGCCCCGTGCAGAGCGCCCGGCGGATCGCGGCACTCCCGCAGGAACGGGGCGGCGATTTCGAGCTGACCGTGCGCGAGGTCGTCGCCATGGGCCGCACCCCCTACAAGCGGGCCTTCGCCGGCGAGGACGCCGCCGACCGCGACATCGTGGCCGGCGCGCTCGCCGACGTCGGCATGGCCGACCACGCGGGCCGCCGCTTCACCGAGCTGTCCGGCGGCGAGCGGCAACGCGTCCTGCTGGCCCGCGCCTTCGCGCAGCAGACCGACGTCCTCGTCCTGGACGAGCCCACCAACCACCTCGACATCCGCCACCAGGTGGAGCTTCTCGCCCTGCTGCGCGCCCAGCGCCGCACGACCCTCGTGTCCCTGCACGACCTGAACGCCGCCGCCTCCGTCTGCGACCGGCTGCACGTCCTGCACGACGGCGGCGTCGTCGCGTCCGGCCCGCCCCGCGAGGTCCTGCGGCCCGAGCTGCTGGCCAAGGTCTTCGGCGTACGCGCGACCGTCGTGGAGCACCCGCTGACCGGTGACCCGCTGATCGCCTTCGACCACCGCAGCCCCGCGGACACGGCCGTGGACGAGTACGCCACCACCGGCGAGGACGCCGCCGTGCCGGGCACGGTGGCCTCACCTGTCGTTCCCAACAGCCGCTGA